The proteins below are encoded in one region of Silene latifolia isolate original U9 population chromosome 2, ASM4854445v1, whole genome shotgun sequence:
- the LOC141642238 gene encoding glucan endo-1,3-beta-glucosidase 8-like, whose product MGFFYLIIIIGVLISNKVEGLGVNWGTQANHKLPPDTVVQMLKDNGIKKVKLFDADENTLSAFHGSDIEVMVAIPNADLAAMTDYNRAKKWVANNITRYNFNGGVNIKYVAVGNEPFLTSYNGTFQNITFPALRNIQTALNEAGSGNTIKATVPLNADVYQSPTSNPVPSAGIFRPDILGLMTEIVQFLSQNNAPFSVNIYPFLSLYGNPNFPVNYAFFDGGSDPILDNGVQYTNVFDANYDTLVSALKAIGYGNMPIMIGEVGWPTDGDINANINNAVRFYKGLLPRIAANTGTPLRPGAIEMYLFGLIDEDAKSVAPGAFERHWGIFRYDGQPKFPMDLSGQNRDIYLVGAKDVQYLENQWCTFNTNAKDLSKLADNINFACTFADCTPLGYGSSCNGLDANSNASYAFNVYFQTQNQNLEACDFEGLAKLSTQNISTGNCNFTIQIASSGLKTTVSVAFSLITILVYLFL is encoded by the exons ATGggatttttttatttaattattattattggggTATTAATTAGCAATAAAGTTGAAGGATTAGGGGTAAATTGGGGAACACAAGCAAATCACAAATTACCACCAGATACAGTAGTGCAAATGTTGAAAGATAATGGAATTAAAAAAGTGAAATTATTTGATGCAGATGAAAATACATTGAGTGCATTTCATGGTAGTGATATTGAAGTTATGGTTGCAATTCCTAACGCTGATTTAGCTGCTATGACTGATTATAATCGAGCTAAAAAATGGGTTGCAAATAATATTACTCGCTATAATTTTAATGGCGGTGTTAATATTAA ATACGTGGCAGTTGGGAATGAACCTTTCTTGACGTCGTACAATGGTACATTTCAGAATATCACTTTCCCAGCCCTTAGAAATATCCAAACTGCTCTCAACGAAGCTGGTTCAGGAAACACGATTAAGGCAACTGTGCCCCTAAATGCCGATGTTTACCAGTCACCAACTTCTAACCCAGTTCCGTCTGCTGGAATCTTCAGACCTGATATCCTTGGTCTCATGACCGAAATTGTGCAGTTCCTAAGTCAAAACAATGCTCCCTTTTCAGTGAACATCTACCCTTTTCTTAGTCTttatggaaaccctaatttcccGGTCAATTATGCATTTTTTGATGGAGGATCCGATCCTATTCTGGATAACGGGGTACAGTATACTAATGTTTTCGATGCCAACTATGATACATTGGTTTCCGCTTTGAAAGCCATTGGGTATGGAAACATGCCAATAATGATAGGTGAAGTTGGTTGGCCAACTGATGGGGACATTAACGCGAATATCAACAATGCTGTGCGGTTCTACAAAGGCCTTTTACCAAGGATTGCAGCTAACACTGGCACTCCCCTTCGGCCGGGTGCCATTGAGATGTACTTGTTTGGGCTCATTGACGAGGACGCCAAAAGTGTCGCTCCCGGAGCTTTTGAGAGACATTGGGGTATTTTCCGGTATGATGGACAGCCCAAATTCCCGATGGACCTTTCAGGTCAAAACCGCGATATCTACCTCGTTGGTGCAAAAGATGTGCAATACCTAGAAAATCAATGGTGCACATTCAACACAAATGCTAAAGATCTCAGCAAGCTTGCAGATAATATCAACTTTGCATGCACATTTGCCGATTGTACCCCTCTTGGTTACGGCTCCTCCTGTAATGGATTGGATGCTAACAGTAACGCGTCTTATGCTTTCAACGTGTATTTTCAGACACAGAATCAGAATCTTGAAGCCTGTGACTTTGAAGGTTTGGCAAAGTTGTCGACTCAGAACATCTCTACCGGGAATTGCAATTTCACCATCCAGATCGCTTCATCTGGTTTGAAGACCACTGTATCTGTGGCCTTTTCTCTGATCACTATTCTTGTGTATCTATTCTTGTAA
- the LOC141642240 gene encoding NADPH-dependent aldehyde reductase-like protein, chloroplastic, translating to MAAETSKPSTAFPLRDRVAIVTGGSRGIGKAIALHLASLGTKIVVNYSSNTTQAEDVVSEINSLGNDSRGIAFQADVSDPDQVEALFNAAEEAFNAKVDILVATAGVLDPKYPSIVETTVEDFDKAFNVNAKGTFLCCREAAKRVKRGGGGRIITFSSSLAAAFRPGYGAYTASKAAVEAMTKILAKELKGTHITANCIAPGPVATELFFAGATEERIQGVINASPLNRLGEPKDIAPVVGFLAGDGGEWVNGQIIRVNGGFI from the coding sequence ATGGCAGCAGAAACCAGTAAACCATCGACGGCCTTCCCGCTACGAGACCGGGTGGCTATAGTCACTGGCGGGTCCCGTGGGATTGGCAAAGCTATAGCCCTCCACCTAGCATCTCTTGGTACCAAAATAGTAGTGAATTATTCCTCAAATACAACACAGGCAGAAGATGTGGTCTCCGAAATCAACTCTCTTGGAAATGATAGTCGAGGAATCGCTTTTCAAGCTGATGTGTCCGATCCTGACCAGGTGGAAGCGCTGTTCAATGCTGCAGAGGAAGCGTTCAATGCTAAAGTCGACATTTTGGTTGCGACAGCAGGCGTTCTTGACCCCAAGTACCCGTCTATTGTCGAAACGACTGTGGAAGACTTTGACAAAGCATTTAATGTGAATGCAAAGGGCACGTTCCTGTGTTGTCGGGAGGCGGCTAAGAGAGTCAAACGCGGAGGTGGAGGGCGGATTATTACGTTTTCATCCTCGTTAGCAGCGGCATTTAGGCCGGGGTATGGGGCATACACGGCGTCCAAGGCGGCTGTTGAGGCGATGACCAAGATTCTAGCTAAGGAGCTCAAGGGGACTCACATTACAGCCAATTGCATTGCACCAGGACCTGTTGCTACTGAACTGTTCTTTGCTGGTGCCACGGAGGAGCGTATCCAGGGTGTCATCAATGCTTCACCTTTGAACCGTCTTggtgagcctaaggatattgctCCAGTTGTCGGGTTCTTGGCTGGTGACGGTGGTGAATGGGTCAATGGGCAGATCATAAGAGTCAACGGTGGCTTCATTTAG